Below is a genomic region from Thalassospira sp. TSL5-1.
TCACACCGTCGATGCGAATAACGAACCGATCACGGTTCGCGTTCAGACGACGGCTGGCCGTATGTTGCTCTCGGAACTGTTGCCGCGTCATCCGCGCATTCCGTTCTCGACGATCAACAAGCTGCTGACGAAAAAAGACATCTCGAACGTTATCGATATTGTTTATCGTCACTGCGGCCAGAAAGAGACGGTCATCTTTGCTGACCGCCTGATGGGCCTTGGCTTTAACTGGGCGTGCCGTGCCGGTATTTCCTTTGGCAAGGATGACATGGTCATTCCTGATGCCAAGGAACCGCTGGTCAACACGACCCACGAAAAGGTCAAGGAATACGAACAGCAGTATCAGGACGGCCTGATCACCCGTGGTGAAAAATACAACAAGGTGGTCGACGCCTGGTCTCAATGCACCGACGACGTTTCCGAAGCCATGATGAAAGGCATTTCGGCAACGAAGGAAGGCAATCAGATCAACTCCGTTTACATGATGGCGCACTCCGGTGCCCGTGGTTCTGCCGCCCAGATGCGTCAGCTTGCCGCTATGCGTGGCCTGATGGCCAAGCCGGATGGCTCGATCATTGAAACGCCGATCATTTCCAACTTTAAGGAAGGCCTGACCGTGCAGGAGTACTTCAACTCCACGCACGGTGCCCGTAAGGGTCTGGCAGATACGGCGCTGAAAACGGCAAACTCCGGTTACCTGACCCGTCGTCTCGTTGACGTCGCCCAGGATTCGATCATCACCCAGCATGATTGCGGCACCGAACGGGGCCTCGACATTGCAGCAGTGGTCGATTCGGGTGAAGTGATCGAAACCCTGTCGGATCGTATCCTTGGTCGTTACACCGCCGATGCCATCGTTGATCCGTCAACTGGCGAAGAAATCGTTGGCAAGAACGAAATGGTTGTCGAAGACCATCTCGACCTGATCGAAAAAGCCGGTGTTGAAACCGCCCGTATTCGCTCGGTGCTGACCTGCGATGCCGAAACCGGCGTTTGCGGCCATTGTTATGGTCGCGACCTGGCGCGCGGTACGACGGTCAATATCGGTGAAGCGGTTGGTGTTATTGCCGCCCAGTCGATTGGTGAACCGGGTACCCAGCTGACGATGCGTACGTTCCACATTGGTGGTGCGGCACAGCGTGGTGCGGAAGTTTCCGGTGTTGAAGCCAACTTCGATGCGACCGTAAAGATCAAAAACCATGCTGTGGTGACGAACTCCAAGGGCGTCAACATCGTCATGGCCCGTAACCTGGAAATTCTGCTTCTCGACAAAAATGGTCGTGAACGCGCGAAATTCCGTGTTCCTTACGGTGCGAAGCTGTTGACCGAAGACGGTGCACAGATTTCCCGCGGCCAGAAACTGGCCGAATGGGATCCGTACACCCTGCCGATCATCACCGAGAAGGAAGGTTTCGTGAACTATGTCGACCTGATCGAAGGGACGACCATTCGCGAAATCTACGACGAGGCGACCGGTATCGGGGCCAAAACGGTTATCGACTGGAAGAGCCAGCCGAAAGCGTCCGATCTTAAGCCGCGTGTTACCCTGCGTAACGAAAACGGCGAGGTCATCAACTTGGATAACGGCCTTGAAGCCCGTTACTTCCTGTCGGTTGATGCGATTTTGTCGGTTGAAAACGGTCAGAAGGTCAATGCCGGTGACGTTCTTGCGCGTATTCCGCGTGAAGGGTCGAAAACCCGTGACATTACCGGTGGTCTGCCGCGTGTGGCCGAGCTGTTTGAAGCCCGTAAACCGAAAGAGCACGCCATTATTGCAGATATTGCAGGGCGTATCGAATTCGGTAAGGACTACAAAAACAAGCGTCGTGTCATCCTGCATCCGCATGATGATGCCGGTCTTGAGCCGATTGAATATTTGATCCCGAAAGGCAAGCATCTTGCCGTTCAGGAAGGGGACTTCGTCGAGCGTGGCGACCTTCTGATGGACGGTTCACCGGTGCCGCACGATATTCTGCGCGTCATGGGTGTTCCGGCACTGGCCGACTACCTGGTCAACGAGATCCAGGAAGTTTACCGGTTGCAGGGCGTTAAGATTAACGACAAGCACATCGAAGTCATCGTTCGTCAGATGCTCCAGAAAGTGGAAATCACCAAACCGGGCGACACGACACTTCTGGTTGGCGAAATTGTCGACCGTGTCGACTTTGATGCCGAGAACGAAAAAGCTGCCCGCGAAGGGGGCGATATGGCCGAAGCTTCACCGGTCCTCCAGGGGATCACGAAGGCTTCTCTCCAGACGCATTCCTTCATCTCGGCGGCATCGTTCCAGGAAACCACGCGCGTTCTGACCGAAGCTGCGGTCTCGGGTAAAACCGATACTCTGATCGGTCTGAAAGAAAACGTGATTGTGGGTCGTTTGATCCCGGCAGGTACCGGTGCGGTGATGAATCGCTTCCGGGCACTTGCTACCGAACGTGATCGTGTGATCCAGCTCGAAGCTGAAGAGGAAGAAATCGGCGATAGCTTTGGTCCGCAGGGCGGGTCCGAGTCCCCGAGCCTTCCGGCTGGCGAGTAAGGATTTACGCGCAAGGTTATGAAAGAATCAGAGACGAACCGGGAATTTCTTATCGACGCCCCGGTTCGTTTCGGCGTTTGAAGCGCCAACTCGATGGCTCCAAGGGTTTTGCTTGACGCGATATGGGCCCGTCACTAGTATGCGCCCACCGAATCTTGGGGGGTGTTTCTGTGACGGGGCCGATAATGGTTCCGGGTGGAAACGCCCTTCCGTCGCATCAAGCGACTTTGACGGCCGTCGAGGCAGGGTCAAAACCTGCTTTTTGGGCGTCCGCAATGTTTTTGTCTTTTGGCAAAAGCAACGCGGTCGCTTGTCGTGCGTCGATAGAGTACGCCCAAGTGGCGTCCGTTAAGGCAAAAGGGAAAGTTAATGCCTACTATTAACCAGTTGATCCGCAAGTCGCGGTCACCGCGCTCTCAGCGCGATATGGTGCCTGCACTGGAAGCATGCCCGCAGAAGCGTGGCGTGTGTACCCGTGTTTACACCACCACACCGAAAAAGCCGAACTCGGCACTTCGTAAGGTTGCTCGTGTCCGTTTGACCAACGGCTACGAAGTGACCAGCTACATTCCGGGTGAAGGCCACAACCTGCAGGAACACTCCGTCGTCATGATCCGTGGCGGCCGTGTAAAGGACTTGCCGGGTGTTCGTTATCACATTATTCGCGGTACCCTCGATACGCAGGGTGTTAAAGACCGTAAGCAGCGTCGTTCGAAATACGGCGCGAAGCGTCCGAAATAAGGAGCGCATTGAATGTCTCGTCGTCACGCTGCTGAAAAGCGCGAAGTACTTCCTGACGCCAAATATGGCGATAAGGTTCTGACCAAATTCATGAATGGTCTGATGCTCGATGGTAAAAAATCGGCTGCAGAAAAGATCGTTTATGGTGCATTTGACATCATGGAAGCAAAAGGCGGCGATCCCGTTGCCCAGTTCCATGAAGCCATGGACAACGTGAAGCCGAACGTCGAAGTTCGCTCGCGTCGTGTTGGCGGTGCGACTTATCAGGTTCCGGTCGAAGTTCGTTCCGAACGTCGTCAGGCACTTGCCATTCGCTGGCTGGTGGATGCGGCGCGCAAGCGTTCCGAAACCACCATGATTGGTCGTCTCGCTGGTGAATTGATGGATGCTGCCAATAACCGTGGCACCGCCGTCAAGAAACGCGAAGACACCCATCGTATGGCCGAAGCCAACAAGGCTTTCGCTCATTATCGCTGGTAACCCAGACCCAAAGATCAAGAGTCGATTATGGTACAACGTACTCCGATCTCTCGGTATCGCAATATCGGCATCATGGCGCACATTGATGCCGGTAAAACCACGACAACCGAGCGAATTCTATTCTACACCGGCAAGTCCTACAAAATCGGCGAAGTCCATGACGGCGCCGCTACGATGGACTGGATGGAACAGGAACAGGAACGCGGCATTACGATTACGTCTGCTGCAACAACCTGCTTCTGGAAAGATCATCGCATCAACATCATCGACACCCCGGGCCACGTTGACTTCACGATTGAAGTTGAACGTTCGCTCCGCGTGCTCGACGGTGCATGCGCTGTGTTTGACGCAGTTTCCGGCGTTGAACCGCAGACCGAAACCGTATGGCGCCAGGCTGACAAATACCACGTCCCGCGGATGTGCTTTGTCAACAAGATGGACCGTACCGGCGCGGACTTCTTCCGTTGCGTCGACATGATGAAAGAACGTCTCGGTGCCAACACGGCCGTGTTGCAGCTGCCGATTGGTTCCGAAGCAGAATTCGAAGGTGTTGTCGATCTGGTTCGCAACCAGGAAATCGTCTGGAAAGACGAATCCCTGGGTGCCGAGTTTGAATATCGCGACGTTCGTGAGTCCCTGGTTGACCAGGCGAATGAATATCGTGAAGCTCTGATCGAAGCCGCTGTCGAATTCGACGAAGAAGTGATGGAAGCGTATCTGGAAGGCGAAATGCCGACCGAAGAAACGCTGAAGGCTTGTATCCGTAAGGGTACGCTCGCTTCCAAGCTGGTTCCGGTTCTGCTGGGGACCGCATTCAAGAACAAAGGCGTTCAGCCGCTTCTGGATGCTGTTCTCGACTATATGCCGGCACCGGACGACATCACTGACGTTCGCGGCATCAAGCCGGGTACCGAAGACGAGCCTGATTCACGTCCGCTGAATGACGACGCACCGTTCTCGGCCCTGGCATTCAAGATCATGAGTGACCCGTTTGTTGGTTCTTTGACCTTCATTCGTATCTACTCGGGTGTTCTGGATGCCGGTTCCTACGTTCTGAACTCCGTTAAGGAGAAGAAAGAACGTATTGGTCGTATGCTGCTTATGCATTCAAACAACCGTGAAGAAATCAAATACGCCTGCTCGGGTGACATCGTGGCACTGGTTGGTATGAAAGATACCACCACCGGTGATACGCTCTGCGATCCGTCCAAGCCGATCATTCTGGAACGCATGGAGTTCCCGGATCCCGTTATCGAAATTGCTGTTGAGCCGAAAACCAAGGCTGACCAGGAAAAGATGGGTCTGGCACTCGCACGTCTGGCACAGGAAGATCCGTCTTTCCGCGTCAAGACCGACCATGAATCCGGGCAGACCATCATTTCGGGCATGGGCGAACTGCATCTCGACATCATCGTCGACCGTATGAAACGTGAGTTCAAGGTCGAAGCAAACGTTGGTGCGCCGCAGGTTGCCTATCGCGAAACCATCTCGCAGCAGGTCGATATCGACTACACCCACAAGAAGCAGTCTGGTGGTTCGGGTCAGTTCGCCCGCATCAAATTGACCTTCACCCCGGGTGAACCGGGTAGTGGATACTCCTTCAAGGACACCGTCGTTGGCGGTAACGTTCCGAAGGAATACATTCCGGGTGTTGCAAAGGGGCTCGAAAGTTCATTGCCGAATGGCGTGATCGCAGGGTTCCCGGTTACCGATTTCTCCGTCACCCTGACCGACGGCGCTTACCATGACGTCGACTCCAGTGTGATGGCATTTGAAATTGCTGCTCGTGCTGCCTTCCGTGAAGGTCTCGCAAAAGCTCGTCCGAAGCTTCTCGAGCCGATCATGAAGGTTGAGGTTGTCACCCCTGAAGAATATATGGGCGACATCATTGGCGATCTGAACAGCCGTCGTGGCCAGGTTCGTGACATGGACTCTCGCGGTATCGCGCGTGTCGTCACAGCTTTTGTCCCGCTGGCAAACATGTTCGGTTACGTCAATACGCTGCGTTCCATGTCGCAGGGCCGCGCCCAGTTCGTGATGCAGTTCGATC
It encodes:
- the rpoC gene encoding DNA-directed RNA polymerase subunit beta', whose protein sequence is MNELMKIFGQPQGTQSFDQIRIQIASPERIRSWSFGEIKKPETINYRTFKPERDGLFCARIFGPVKDYECLCGKYKRMKYRGIICEKCGVEVTLAKVRRERMGHIELAAPVAHIWFMKSLPSRLGLLLDMMLKDLERILYFENYVVIEPGLTPLKMGELLSEDQFTTAQEEYGEDSFRAGIGAEAIRDMLAAIDLEDEYEVAKHDLKETNSEAKRKKLVKRLKLIEAFRDSGARPEWMILEVIPVIPPELRPLVPLDGGRFATSDLNDLYRRVINRNNRLKRLIELRAPDIIVRNEKRMLQESVDALFDNGRRGRPITGANKRPLKSMSDMLKGKQGRFRQNLLGKRVDYSGRSVITVGPSLKLHQCGLPKKMALELFKPFVYAKLELYGMATTIKAAKRMVEKERPEVWDILEQVIREHPVMLNRAPTLHRLGIQAFEPTLIEGKAIQLHPLVCTAFNADFDGDQMAVHVPLSLEAQLEARTLMMSTNNILSPASGRPIIVPSQDIVLGLYYISMDGEGEAGEGMSFVDIAEIEQALDSGAVGLHAKINARYHTVDANNEPITVRVQTTAGRMLLSELLPRHPRIPFSTINKLLTKKDISNVIDIVYRHCGQKETVIFADRLMGLGFNWACRAGISFGKDDMVIPDAKEPLVNTTHEKVKEYEQQYQDGLITRGEKYNKVVDAWSQCTDDVSEAMMKGISATKEGNQINSVYMMAHSGARGSAAQMRQLAAMRGLMAKPDGSIIETPIISNFKEGLTVQEYFNSTHGARKGLADTALKTANSGYLTRRLVDVAQDSIITQHDCGTERGLDIAAVVDSGEVIETLSDRILGRYTADAIVDPSTGEEIVGKNEMVVEDHLDLIEKAGVETARIRSVLTCDAETGVCGHCYGRDLARGTTVNIGEAVGVIAAQSIGEPGTQLTMRTFHIGGAAQRGAEVSGVEANFDATVKIKNHAVVTNSKGVNIVMARNLEILLLDKNGRERAKFRVPYGAKLLTEDGAQISRGQKLAEWDPYTLPIITEKEGFVNYVDLIEGTTIREIYDEATGIGAKTVIDWKSQPKASDLKPRVTLRNENGEVINLDNGLEARYFLSVDAILSVENGQKVNAGDVLARIPREGSKTRDITGGLPRVAELFEARKPKEHAIIADIAGRIEFGKDYKNKRRVILHPHDDAGLEPIEYLIPKGKHLAVQEGDFVERGDLLMDGSPVPHDILRVMGVPALADYLVNEIQEVYRLQGVKINDKHIEVIVRQMLQKVEITKPGDTTLLVGEIVDRVDFDAENEKAAREGGDMAEASPVLQGITKASLQTHSFISAASFQETTRVLTEAAVSGKTDTLIGLKENVIVGRLIPAGTGAVMNRFRALATERDRVIQLEAEEEEIGDSFGPQGGSESPSLPAGE
- the rpsL gene encoding 30S ribosomal protein S12 translates to MPTINQLIRKSRSPRSQRDMVPALEACPQKRGVCTRVYTTTPKKPNSALRKVARVRLTNGYEVTSYIPGEGHNLQEHSVVMIRGGRVKDLPGVRYHIIRGTLDTQGVKDRKQRRSKYGAKRPK
- the rpsG gene encoding 30S ribosomal protein S7 — its product is MSRRHAAEKREVLPDAKYGDKVLTKFMNGLMLDGKKSAAEKIVYGAFDIMEAKGGDPVAQFHEAMDNVKPNVEVRSRRVGGATYQVPVEVRSERRQALAIRWLVDAARKRSETTMIGRLAGELMDAANNRGTAVKKREDTHRMAEANKAFAHYRW
- the fusA gene encoding elongation factor G; this encodes MVQRTPISRYRNIGIMAHIDAGKTTTTERILFYTGKSYKIGEVHDGAATMDWMEQEQERGITITSAATTCFWKDHRINIIDTPGHVDFTIEVERSLRVLDGACAVFDAVSGVEPQTETVWRQADKYHVPRMCFVNKMDRTGADFFRCVDMMKERLGANTAVLQLPIGSEAEFEGVVDLVRNQEIVWKDESLGAEFEYRDVRESLVDQANEYREALIEAAVEFDEEVMEAYLEGEMPTEETLKACIRKGTLASKLVPVLLGTAFKNKGVQPLLDAVLDYMPAPDDITDVRGIKPGTEDEPDSRPLNDDAPFSALAFKIMSDPFVGSLTFIRIYSGVLDAGSYVLNSVKEKKERIGRMLLMHSNNREEIKYACSGDIVALVGMKDTTTGDTLCDPSKPIILERMEFPDPVIEIAVEPKTKADQEKMGLALARLAQEDPSFRVKTDHESGQTIISGMGELHLDIIVDRMKREFKVEANVGAPQVAYRETISQQVDIDYTHKKQSGGSGQFARIKLTFTPGEPGSGYSFKDTVVGGNVPKEYIPGVAKGLESSLPNGVIAGFPVTDFSVTLTDGAYHDVDSSVMAFEIAARAAFREGLAKARPKLLEPIMKVEVVTPEEYMGDIIGDLNSRRGQVRDMDSRGIARVVTAFVPLANMFGYVNTLRSMSQGRAQFVMQFDHYADVPQAVADEVRAKSAG